A single window of Pontibacillus chungwhensis DNA harbors:
- a CDS encoding lysine N(6)-hydroxylase/L-ornithine N(5)-oxygenase family protein: protein MSNQIYDVIGVGIGPFNLGLAALIEPLEDVNGLFFEQTEQLQWHPGMLIKGTNLQVPFLADLVTFADPTSNYSFVNYLHKQNRLYPFFFFQELQAPREEYNEYLQWVADQLNHLRFGEKVVDVEEKREEDERFFTVTVRNRDGEEVYYNTKHIVMGTGSKPLVLKGMEDLPEDDVVHTSRYLYKKEELVKGEKITVIGSGQSAAEIVEDLLVEQGHYGFEITWLTRSPGLFQLDTAKLPQEFFSPDYVTYFHSLTYEQRKDTLSDLDSLQNGVDPSTLSNIYNWLYHRSIGSKENKVTIQPLTEVSGIQQAEEGYTLECHQWQADETFSYSTDKVVLATGYKPNIPAWFTKRFAKDVIYEDEKLFKVGRNCEIKFQEERPNKIFTTTNISHSHGTGANNLGLSVNRNIKMVNTIAGRTVYPEGEGAIFQQFQMKEKD from the coding sequence ATGTCTAATCAAATATATGATGTAATCGGCGTAGGAATAGGCCCATTTAATCTCGGGTTGGCAGCTCTTATAGAGCCGCTAGAAGATGTAAATGGTCTTTTCTTTGAACAGACAGAGCAATTGCAATGGCATCCTGGAATGTTAATTAAAGGAACAAATCTACAAGTTCCTTTTCTTGCTGATTTAGTTACATTTGCAGATCCTACAAGCAACTACTCGTTTGTTAATTATTTACATAAACAAAATCGGTTGTACCCCTTCTTTTTCTTTCAAGAGCTTCAGGCTCCAAGAGAAGAGTACAATGAGTACTTACAATGGGTGGCGGATCAGTTAAACCATCTACGCTTTGGAGAAAAGGTCGTAGACGTTGAGGAAAAAAGGGAAGAGGATGAACGTTTCTTCACAGTAACCGTGAGAAATCGTGATGGAGAAGAAGTCTATTATAATACAAAACATATTGTGATGGGGACAGGTAGTAAGCCGCTTGTTCTAAAGGGGATGGAGGATCTCCCAGAAGATGACGTTGTTCATACAAGTCGCTATTTATATAAGAAAGAAGAGCTTGTAAAAGGAGAAAAGATTACGGTTATCGGATCTGGGCAAAGCGCTGCAGAGATTGTTGAGGATCTGCTAGTAGAACAAGGCCATTATGGTTTTGAGATAACCTGGCTCACACGTTCACCCGGCCTCTTTCAGCTAGATACGGCGAAGTTGCCTCAGGAATTCTTCTCGCCGGACTATGTCACTTACTTTCATTCATTAACATACGAACAACGAAAGGACACACTCTCTGACCTTGATTCCTTACAAAATGGGGTGGATCCTTCTACTCTAAGTAATATATATAACTGGTTATATCATCGTTCTATCGGTTCTAAAGAGAACAAAGTTACCATTCAACCCCTAACGGAGGTAAGTGGTATACAACAAGCTGAAGAAGGGTACACCCTTGAGTGTCACCAATGGCAAGCGGATGAAACATTTTCTTATTCTACCGATAAAGTGGTCTTAGCTACTGGTTATAAACCGAATATCCCTGCATGGTTTACTAAACGATTCGCCAAAGATGTTATTTATGAAGATGAGAAACTGTTTAAAGTCGGTCGAAATTGTGAAATTAAATTTCAAGAAGAACGTCCAAATAAGATCTTTACCACTACAAATATTAGTCACTCTCATGGTACGGGCGCGAACAATTTAGGTCTCTCAGTAAATCGAAATATCAAAATGGTCAATACCATTGCAGGTAGAACGGTATACCCTGAGGGAGAAGGAGCTATATTTCAGCAGTTTCAAATGAAAGAAAAGGATTGA
- a CDS encoding type 1 glutamine amidotransferase domain-containing protein: MSKIACVITELFEDVEYTDPAKAFKEAGHEVVTIEKQKGNTVTGKQGNESVTIDQSIDDVKPEDFDALFIPGGFSPDQLRADERFVHFAKHFMDEKKPVFAICHGPQLLITAKSLEGRTATGFTSIAVDMEYAGVTYKDEEVVVCGNQLVTSRQPDDIPAFNREALKLLG; encoded by the coding sequence ATGAGTAAAATTGCATGTGTCATTACAGAACTTTTTGAAGATGTTGAATACACAGATCCAGCTAAAGCTTTTAAAGAAGCTGGCCATGAAGTTGTAACGATTGAAAAGCAAAAAGGCAATACAGTGACAGGGAAGCAAGGGAATGAATCTGTAACGATTGATCAGAGCATTGATGATGTGAAACCAGAAGATTTTGATGCGTTATTTATTCCTGGAGGTTTCTCCCCTGACCAGCTACGTGCAGATGAACGTTTTGTTCATTTTGCCAAGCACTTTATGGATGAGAAGAAGCCGGTCTTTGCCATCTGTCATGGTCCTCAGCTGTTAATTACAGCTAAATCATTAGAAGGGCGAACGGCAACAGGTTTTACGTCTATAGCGGTTGATATGGAATATGCAGGCGTTACGTACAAAGACGAAGAAGTCGTGGTTTGTGGCAATCAACTAGTAACAAGCCGCCAGCCAGATGATATACCGGCATTTAACCGAGAAGCACTGAAGCTTTTGGGCTAA
- a CDS encoding DUF3891 family protein, protein MIVVKNDDSIMMFNQHHHALVSGVMARKWNKEYKTKGGYEDEVEYAIMNHDRAWVPLDQKPRWNTEQHLPYSFIDYPEEEKVAAYQEGVNEIEKTSSYAALLCSLHYASFYHNDDTTSKSVKQFLHNESRRREAILSSLPVEPVRLYDHLDLLQFCDNLSLYCCMNSPGVKKENELSWFRSGFPQKFSFAPEGVEAEWVDSTQIRIRPFPFEDAFTLSIPFKCISPSVSGDQLLKAYHSADWQERTVTFIEG, encoded by the coding sequence ATGATTGTTGTAAAAAATGATGATTCCATAATGATGTTTAATCAACATCATCATGCGTTAGTGTCAGGTGTGATGGCAAGAAAATGGAACAAGGAGTACAAAACCAAAGGTGGATATGAGGATGAGGTTGAATACGCTATTATGAATCACGATCGGGCGTGGGTGCCGTTGGATCAGAAACCACGGTGGAATACGGAACAACACCTGCCCTATTCCTTTATTGATTATCCTGAGGAAGAGAAAGTAGCAGCTTATCAAGAAGGGGTTAATGAAATTGAGAAAACTTCGTCCTATGCTGCCCTTTTATGTAGTTTACATTACGCTTCTTTCTATCATAATGACGATACAACTTCAAAATCGGTAAAACAGTTTTTACATAATGAAAGTAGGAGGCGAGAGGCCATTCTTTCTTCTCTGCCTGTAGAACCCGTTCGCCTATATGATCATCTCGATCTCCTTCAATTTTGCGATAATCTTTCTCTTTATTGTTGTATGAATTCACCAGGTGTGAAAAAGGAAAACGAATTATCCTGGTTTCGTAGCGGGTTCCCGCAGAAATTCTCCTTTGCTCCAGAAGGGGTGGAGGCCGAATGGGTTGATTCTACACAAATCCGCATCCGTCCATTTCCGTTTGAAGATGCTTTCACACTCTCTATTCCTTTTAAGTGTATCAGTCCTTCCGTTTCTGGTGATCAACTTTTGAAAGCTTATCATTCAGCTGATTGGCAAGAGAGAACTGTGACATTTATAGAAGGATAA
- a CDS encoding DUF421 domain-containing protein, with product MIVILKSILMITAGVCLLRFAGRKSISQMSLAQTVIMISIGSIIIQPIIETSIWRTIVAASVFVLMLILFEFLQLKFNGFEKWITGKSRIVIQNSQLQTAELRKLRLSVDQLEMLVRQQGITSLSSLKTATIEPNGQLGYELKEEEKPLTIGEFKRLIHPSMLKEVPNTSNQSSTNIFEEMTNQKELHSDPKLK from the coding sequence ATGATCGTTATTTTAAAGTCCATTCTTATGATAACCGCAGGCGTTTGCTTATTAAGATTTGCCGGCAGAAAATCAATTTCTCAAATGTCTTTAGCTCAAACGGTTATAATGATTTCAATTGGATCCATTATTATTCAACCCATAATCGAAACAAGTATATGGCGCACCATTGTAGCTGCTTCCGTATTTGTCTTAATGCTTATTCTATTTGAGTTCTTACAACTCAAATTTAATGGGTTCGAGAAATGGATTACCGGCAAATCACGCATTGTCATTCAGAACAGTCAACTACAGACGGCCGAACTTCGAAAGTTACGATTGTCGGTGGACCAATTAGAGATGCTTGTACGACAACAAGGCATTACTAGTCTTTCTTCGCTGAAGACGGCCACAATTGAGCCAAACGGGCAACTCGGGTACGAATTAAAGGAAGAAGAAAAGCCCCTGACAATTGGAGAGTTCAAGCGACTCATCCACCCTTCTATGCTAAAGGAAGTTCCGAATACTTCTAATCAATCCAGTACAAATATATTTGAAGAAATGACCAACCAAAAGGAATTGCATTCTGATCCAAAACTCAAATAG
- a CDS encoding L,D-transpeptidase: protein MKSSEVLVEVKPNIFLSKHDPGYLRKYLHYRPYDADKWVEYANEAMSSGDHKAYKARLKKAAQLGHLGAMRAIRPSSVPIITSNKERAVPSFIWYIVLLCLLFLIGFLLTYFILHHTLYQEVAIEQHYYEQNVFHRPTLPIETPASPTQGELALATVQTALSSYQKDHGTYPSFIKDLIQDYPNNYLSVAPATFSYSKAGDNITLGLSSASVKKAIPTLILVFYPEGNQLSVETSDGNTMAVYPVGSGPPLPFQEGYVQGRIVKPNGGDGVYGTRGLVLQHNIAIHGTNEPTSIGLKESNGCIRMFNEDIERIYKYIPLGTPFIVRHESPDPPVFQNGLPPYPAHTLLKSADEESSQSFMWRH, encoded by the coding sequence GTGAAGTCTTCCGAAGTTCTCGTTGAAGTAAAGCCTAATATATTTCTCTCAAAGCATGATCCCGGCTATTTAAGGAAGTACTTGCATTATCGTCCTTATGACGCGGATAAGTGGGTTGAATATGCAAATGAAGCAATGAGTAGCGGAGATCACAAAGCGTATAAGGCCAGGTTAAAGAAGGCAGCTCAGCTTGGGCACCTGGGGGCAATGAGGGCAATCCGCCCCTCATCTGTCCCTATTATAACTTCCAATAAAGAGAGAGCTGTCCCATCCTTCATTTGGTATATCGTGTTGTTATGTCTCCTATTCTTAATCGGCTTTCTACTTACCTACTTCATCCTCCATCACACTTTGTACCAAGAAGTCGCAATAGAACAACACTACTATGAACAAAACGTATTCCATCGACCCACTCTTCCCATTGAGACTCCTGCCTCACCTACCCAAGGGGAACTCGCCTTAGCTACAGTCCAAACAGCCTTATCTAGCTATCAGAAGGATCATGGAACATACCCCTCTTTCATTAAAGATTTAATTCAAGATTATCCTAATAACTATCTATCAGTTGCCCCTGCTACCTTTTCCTATAGTAAAGCGGGGGATAACATCACGCTTGGCCTGTCTTCCGCTTCAGTAAAGAAAGCAATCCCAACTCTAATCCTGGTCTTTTATCCAGAAGGAAATCAATTATCTGTTGAAACCTCTGACGGAAACACTATGGCGGTTTATCCTGTCGGAAGCGGCCCTCCCTTACCTTTTCAAGAAGGTTATGTACAAGGAAGGATCGTGAAACCTAACGGAGGGGATGGGGTTTATGGAACAAGGGGATTAGTGTTGCAACATAACATAGCCATACATGGAACAAATGAGCCCACTAGCATTGGCCTAAAAGAAAGCAACGGTTGCATTCGTATGTTTAATGAAGATATTGAACGAATATATAAATACATCCCACTTGGAACACCATTTATTGTTCGTCACGAATCCCCGGACCCTCCTGTATTTCAAAATGGCCTTCCACCTTACCCAGCTCATACGCTCCTCAAGTCGGCAGATGAAGAGTCGAGCCAATCGTTTATGTGGAGACATTAA
- a CDS encoding glycoside hydrolase family 18 protein: protein MQIHVVSSGESLYSIANQYSVSMEEIVKANELDAPNDLVIGQALVIPDRGEYYFVQKGDSLYSIAKQYGLTAQELANINNIPVDQPLPLNLRLYIPPQPKVKAAFNGYAETYGDQVSKELEDYVREHAKSLSYLAPFSYEINRDGSLVEPPLNDYFSIAKQNNVEMMLVVNNIEEGGFSKELGRLIVTDATLQDKLLDNIIKTAKEKGFGDVHFDFEFLPPDTREDYNSFLRKAKKRLSAEGLQMSTALAPKKSAEQTGAWYSAHDYKAHGEIADFVVLMTYEWGYSGGPPMPVSPIEPVRNVVEYALSVMPAEKIFLGQNLYGYDWTLPYKKGNEPAEALSPQKAIRRARENNVEIQFDEEAKAPFYTYKDADGKKHEVWFEDARSIQAKFDLVKELGLKGVSYWKLGLPFPQNWELLENQFDVVKRS from the coding sequence GTGCAAATTCATGTCGTGTCTTCAGGTGAAAGTCTCTATAGTATTGCAAATCAGTACAGTGTTTCAATGGAGGAAATCGTTAAAGCAAATGAATTGGATGCGCCTAATGATCTGGTCATCGGTCAAGCCTTAGTCATCCCAGACCGGGGTGAGTATTATTTTGTACAAAAAGGGGATTCTCTATATTCTATTGCCAAGCAGTACGGTCTAACAGCCCAGGAGCTGGCTAATATCAATAACATACCGGTTGATCAACCTCTTCCTCTAAATTTACGTCTATATATTCCACCACAACCCAAAGTAAAAGCAGCTTTTAATGGGTATGCAGAAACCTATGGTGATCAAGTATCCAAAGAGTTAGAGGACTATGTGAGAGAGCATGCTAAATCACTATCCTACCTGGCACCGTTTAGTTATGAAATTAACCGCGATGGGTCATTGGTAGAACCTCCTCTAAATGATTATTTTTCAATAGCAAAACAAAACAATGTTGAAATGATGCTAGTCGTAAATAACATTGAAGAAGGTGGTTTCAGTAAAGAATTAGGACGCCTTATTGTGACAGACGCCACACTACAAGATAAACTTCTTGATAATATAATCAAGACGGCAAAGGAAAAAGGGTTCGGCGATGTTCATTTTGATTTTGAATTTCTTCCTCCTGATACGAGGGAAGACTACAACTCCTTTTTGCGAAAAGCCAAAAAACGCCTTTCAGCTGAAGGACTTCAAATGTCTACAGCGCTCGCTCCTAAAAAAAGTGCTGAGCAAACAGGAGCTTGGTATAGCGCACATGATTACAAAGCGCACGGTGAGATTGCCGATTTCGTCGTCCTCATGACATATGAATGGGGGTATAGCGGTGGACCGCCTATGCCTGTTTCACCTATTGAACCCGTCAGAAACGTAGTAGAGTACGCTTTAAGCGTCATGCCAGCTGAAAAGATCTTTCTTGGCCAGAACCTATATGGTTATGACTGGACTCTCCCATATAAAAAAGGTAATGAACCAGCCGAGGCACTTTCTCCTCAAAAAGCAATTCGTAGGGCACGAGAAAATAATGTGGAAATTCAATTTGACGAAGAAGCCAAGGCCCCTTTCTATACGTATAAAGATGCGGATGGGAAAAAACATGAAGTTTGGTTTGAGGATGCGAGATCCATACAAGCTAAATTCGACCTCGTAAAAGAACTTGGTTTGAAAGGCGTAAGCTATTGGAAGTTGGGGCTTCCATTCCCCCAAAACTGGGAACTGCTTGAGAATCAATTCGACGTTGTTAAACGTTCCTAA
- a CDS encoding cysteine hydrolase family protein produces MKTKRTAILFIDLINDFQFQHGSTLLNECHSMLPNILRLKSYANKHNLPIIYINDHYKLWQADLDRIVDKCRNEQNHTFLNQIIPAQSDYFLIKPKHSAFHQTALQALLVELKVDHLIISGIAGNICVLFTANDAYMREYTLHVPSDCIASNDPEDNIYALKMMKNVLKADVSPIRKT; encoded by the coding sequence ATGAAGACCAAAAGAACTGCTATTCTCTTCATTGATTTGATTAACGATTTTCAATTCCAACATGGATCAACATTGCTAAATGAATGCCATTCTATGCTACCGAACATTTTACGATTAAAATCCTATGCAAACAAGCACAACCTTCCTATTATCTACATAAATGATCATTATAAACTTTGGCAAGCAGACCTAGACAGGATTGTAGATAAATGTAGAAATGAGCAAAACCATACATTTCTTAATCAGATTATACCCGCACAATCAGATTACTTCCTTATTAAACCGAAACACTCTGCTTTCCACCAAACAGCTCTTCAAGCTTTGCTTGTGGAGTTAAAAGTAGACCACCTTATCATAAGCGGTATTGCAGGCAACATTTGTGTGTTATTTACAGCAAACGACGCTTATATGCGTGAATACACATTACACGTTCCCTCTGATTGCATCGCATCTAATGATCCTGAGGATAACATTTATGCTTTAAAAATGATGAAAAACGTTTTAAAAGCTGATGTTTCTCCTATTCGTAAAACATGA
- the tadA gene encoding tRNA adenosine(34) deaminase TadA, which translates to MNDITFMEMAIQEAEKAAQKGEVPIGAVIVKDGEVIATGHNVRETEQLASSHAEFIAIERANRVVGSWRLEECTLYVTLEPCPMCAGAILQSRIPRVIFGAYDQKAGCVGSLMNLLQDDRFNHTCEVVAEVKQSECSSLLTDFFRQLRERKKRAKRDLQ; encoded by the coding sequence ATGAATGACATAACATTTATGGAAATGGCTATTCAAGAAGCGGAGAAAGCGGCACAAAAAGGCGAGGTGCCTATTGGTGCTGTCATCGTAAAAGACGGCGAGGTCATCGCGACAGGACACAATGTTCGTGAAACAGAGCAATTAGCCTCTTCTCATGCCGAATTCATTGCCATTGAACGTGCAAATCGGGTAGTAGGGAGTTGGAGGTTAGAAGAATGCACGCTATATGTAACCTTAGAACCATGCCCGATGTGTGCTGGGGCCATATTGCAATCTAGAATACCTCGTGTTATCTTTGGGGCATACGATCAAAAAGCTGGTTGTGTAGGTTCTCTCATGAATCTGTTGCAAGATGATCGCTTTAATCATACGTGTGAAGTGGTTGCCGAAGTGAAGCAATCTGAGTGTAGCAGCCTTCTCACTGATTTTTTTCGCCAATTAAGGGAGAGAAAGAAGAGGGCTAAACGGGATTTACAATAA
- the dnaX gene encoding DNA polymerase III subunit gamma/tau — translation MSYQALYRVWRPKNFSDVVGQTHITRTLQNATVQNKFSHAYLFSGPRGTGKTSAAKIFAKAVNCERSPVKEPCNECSACLGIQDGSISDVIEIDAASNNGVEQIRDIRDKVKYAPSSVPYKVYIVDEVHMLSIGAFNALLKTLEEPPKHVIFILATTEPHKIPLTIISRCQRFDFKRISQGALVERMEYIVDREQIGVTREALEAVALSAEGGMRDALSLLDQAISYSEDQVAIDDVLAVTGSVSQQKLATIVETLQRNEVKETLQHVDSLIQEGKDPGRFIFDLIYYLRDLLLYQSAPGLEDILERAIPDEAFKQLSSSITADWIQQTISVLNQCQQEMKWTNSPKVFIEIAMLNICEIQGIPKLAAQSSSVEPESVQKLQQQVEALEKRLATIQQQPAAAATSAQEQKRPQQRANRKNSYKIPFERIRHVMNEASKQDLQTIKNQWASFMDSLRQTSPPAHARLMNSTPRAASDNAIVLSFKYEIHCSLALENQAIIQQQLAEFMGKEITIIPIPETNWQELREEYVQKQRQQDQPEEESQQEDPLIAEARKLVGDELLDIQED, via the coding sequence ATGAGTTATCAGGCTTTATACCGGGTATGGCGTCCGAAAAACTTTTCTGATGTCGTTGGACAAACACACATAACACGTACTCTGCAAAATGCGACTGTCCAGAATAAGTTTTCCCACGCTTATTTGTTCTCAGGACCCCGTGGGACAGGGAAGACCAGTGCTGCAAAAATCTTTGCTAAAGCTGTAAACTGTGAGCGTTCTCCTGTGAAAGAGCCATGCAACGAATGCTCAGCGTGTTTAGGTATACAAGATGGTTCCATATCAGATGTTATAGAAATTGATGCAGCATCTAATAATGGAGTGGAACAAATTCGTGATATACGAGATAAGGTGAAGTATGCACCAAGTTCTGTCCCTTATAAAGTGTATATTGTCGATGAAGTTCACATGCTTTCTATCGGGGCATTTAATGCTTTATTAAAAACATTAGAAGAGCCTCCTAAACATGTCATATTTATATTAGCAACAACGGAACCTCATAAAATCCCTCTCACTATTATTTCAAGGTGTCAGCGTTTTGACTTTAAACGAATTTCACAAGGAGCACTTGTGGAACGGATGGAGTATATTGTTGACCGAGAGCAAATAGGTGTAACGAGGGAAGCCTTAGAAGCTGTAGCTCTTTCCGCTGAAGGTGGAATGCGAGATGCTCTTAGCTTATTGGACCAAGCCATCTCCTATAGTGAAGACCAGGTAGCCATTGATGATGTGCTAGCTGTCACTGGATCTGTATCGCAGCAAAAGTTAGCTACGATCGTCGAAACATTACAGAGAAATGAAGTAAAAGAGACGTTGCAACATGTGGACTCGCTTATTCAAGAAGGGAAAGACCCGGGACGCTTTATTTTTGATCTTATCTACTATTTACGGGATCTTCTTCTTTATCAAAGTGCCCCTGGGCTTGAAGATATCCTGGAACGAGCTATCCCTGATGAAGCATTTAAGCAGTTGAGTTCTTCGATTACAGCAGACTGGATTCAGCAGACCATATCAGTACTGAACCAGTGTCAGCAGGAGATGAAATGGACGAATAGCCCAAAGGTATTCATTGAAATAGCTATGTTGAACATATGTGAGATTCAAGGGATACCTAAACTAGCAGCCCAATCTTCTTCAGTTGAACCAGAGTCTGTGCAGAAACTGCAACAACAAGTAGAAGCTTTAGAAAAACGGTTAGCCACTATTCAACAACAGCCGGCAGCGGCAGCTACTTCTGCTCAAGAACAAAAACGACCACAACAACGTGCAAATCGTAAGAACTCGTACAAAATTCCGTTTGAACGCATACGGCATGTTATGAACGAGGCTTCAAAACAAGACTTACAAACCATTAAAAATCAGTGGGCTAGTTTTATGGACTCTCTAAGACAGACAAGTCCTCCTGCCCATGCTAGGTTGATGAACAGTACACCAAGAGCTGCATCTGACAATGCGATTGTCCTATCCTTTAAATATGAAATTCATTGTTCACTTGCTCTTGAGAACCAAGCTATTATCCAACAGCAATTGGCTGAGTTTATGGGGAAAGAAATTACCATTATTCCAATCCCTGAAACGAATTGGCAAGAGTTGCGTGAAGAATATGTACAGAAACAACGCCAACAAGATCAGCCGGAAGAGGAATCTCAACAGGAGGATCCACTTATTGCAGAAGCGCGTAAGTTAGTTGGCGATGAGTTATTAGATATTCAAGAAGACTAA
- a CDS encoding YbaB/EbfC family nucleoid-associated protein yields the protein MKGNMNNMMKQMQKMQKKMMKAQEELHEMSFEATAGGGVVKVVANGKKEITDVEIQEDVVDPDDVDMLQDLILAATNDVLKQVDDKTNDTMGQFTKGMNMPGMF from the coding sequence ATGAAAGGTAATATGAATAATATGATGAAACAAATGCAGAAGATGCAAAAGAAAATGATGAAAGCTCAAGAGGAACTACATGAGATGAGTTTTGAAGCTACTGCTGGCGGTGGAGTTGTTAAGGTTGTAGCCAATGGTAAGAAAGAAATTACAGATGTAGAGATTCAAGAAGACGTAGTAGACCCAGACGATGTAGATATGCTACAAGACTTAATCCTTGCAGCAACGAACGATGTGTTAAAACAAGTAGATGATAAAACAAACGATACAATGGGACAATTCACTAAAGGAATGAATATGCCTGGAATGTTCTAG
- the recR gene encoding recombination mediator RecR, translating into MYYPEPISKLIDSFTKLPGIGPKTAARLAFFVLEMQEDDVLDFAKALVSAKRELTHCSTCGHITDQDPCAICQDEQRDSSVICVVQDPKDVIAMEKMKEFSGRYHVLNGAISPMDGIGPEDINISSLINRLQDEGVQELIIATNPNIEGEATAMYISRLVKPAGIRTTRIAHGLPVGGDLEYADEVTLSKALEGRREL; encoded by the coding sequence ATGTATTATCCGGAACCCATTTCCAAATTGATCGATAGTTTTACGAAATTGCCAGGGATTGGGCCCAAGACGGCTGCGCGCCTGGCTTTTTTCGTATTGGAAATGCAAGAAGATGATGTTTTAGATTTTGCCAAAGCATTAGTAAGTGCAAAAAGGGAATTAACCCATTGCTCTACATGCGGTCATATTACAGACCAAGATCCATGCGCTATTTGTCAGGATGAACAACGGGATTCAAGTGTCATCTGTGTCGTCCAGGATCCGAAAGATGTTATAGCGATGGAGAAAATGAAAGAGTTTAGTGGTAGATACCACGTACTGAATGGAGCCATCTCTCCAATGGACGGTATAGGACCTGAAGATATAAATATATCTAGTCTGATTAACCGTCTTCAGGATGAAGGAGTACAGGAACTCATTATTGCGACGAATCCTAATATTGAAGGAGAAGCTACAGCTATGTACATTTCACGCTTAGTCAAACCAGCTGGTATACGGACTACAAGAATTGCTCATGGATTACCTGTGGGTGGAGACCTTGAATATGCGGATGAAGTAACATTATCTAAAGCGTTAGAAGGTAGAAGAGAACTGTAA
- a CDS encoding YaaL family protein, with protein sequence MFRRKKFKKEEYDRQLLDEIQRLKQEWESLERIMEHSIDASEKGLMDLRLVEAKYFYLLKEARQRKIRANH encoded by the coding sequence ATGTTCAGACGCAAAAAGTTTAAGAAAGAAGAATATGATAGACAGCTTCTCGATGAAATACAACGTCTCAAGCAGGAATGGGAGTCTCTTGAGCGAATAATGGAGCATAGTATCGATGCGAGTGAAAAGGGACTTATGGATTTACGTTTAGTAGAAGCGAAATATTTCTATTTATTAAAAGAAGCAAGACAACGAAAAATAAGAGCTAATCACTAA
- a CDS encoding pro-sigmaK processing inhibitor BofA family protein encodes MNTTVIVISIVVMIGVLLIAGAPLKPLRYLGNGAIKVVIGVLFLFFFNVFGASLGVHIPINVFTAMISGFLGLPGLASLAAIQLFVV; translated from the coding sequence TTGAATACAACAGTTATTGTGATAAGTATTGTAGTCATGATCGGTGTGTTGTTAATAGCGGGTGCTCCGTTAAAGCCTTTGCGTTATTTAGGGAATGGAGCAATTAAGGTTGTAATCGGAGTTTTATTCTTATTCTTCTTTAATGTATTTGGTGCTTCATTAGGAGTTCATATTCCGATTAATGTTTTTACAGCGATGATATCAGGATTCTTGGGACTTCCTGGCTTAGCTTCACTAGCTGCTATTCAATTATTTGTTGTGTAA